The following proteins come from a genomic window of Accipiter gentilis chromosome 2, bAccGen1.1, whole genome shotgun sequence:
- the GAREM1 gene encoding GRB2-associated and regulator of MAPK protein 1 isoform X2, which translates to MDPGPPLGCSLKDVKWSAVSVPLDLLVSTYRLPQIARLDSGETVEGLRESDYLLIHSCRQWTTITAHSLEEGHYVIGPKIEIPVHYAGQFKLLEQDRDIKEPVQYFNSVEEVAKAFPERVYVMEEITFNVKVASGECNEDTEVYNITLSTGDELTLMGQAEILYAKSSKEKSRLNTIFKKIGKLNSISKLGRGKMPCLICMNHRTNESISLPFQCKGKFSTRSPLEVQMQEGEHTIRNIVEKTRLPVNVTVPSPTPRNPYDLHFIREGHRYKFVNIQTKTVVVCCVLRGNKIIPMHFPLHLTLPKFTLPDSLVKGELWHESLIQHWFNICQEQFDIDEYSRAVRDVKTDWNEDCKSPKKSRCTGHSHMPNSLSYARDELTQSFHRLSVCVYGNNLHGNSEVNLHGCRDLCNEWALFSHDALQYQESGDSSSDYLFPEVSEESMFLPTKPELPYEELWLDQGSGKAGDQPLTHSLSEKNKCDNYRGSFRSKCGTASLPVPATVGATTKSSDVSLPPPPVPPKSEAVKEECRLLNAPPVPPRSSKPSSTSPSIPPRTVKPARQQTRSPSPTLSYYSSGLHNIVTESDNTNPTESTPVSCYPCNMMKTESKEPESTMPLGSTSTEALPSRLSWPNHFSGTAESLNRSDFLLDPSRSYSYPRQKTPGTPKRNCPAPLTFDFDGCELPVGCSPLTPAEFTNTISSCPKSASYSLDCTDEKTLGVSNAKQSHSCPALPPRAPKSSEEKTVTDMCPLPLKIDGAEEESKTGSPDLLEDQYLVKKGMQDTFSLSYPFSSPLHLQLAPRSCGDGSPWQPPTDLSGLSIEEVSKSLRFIGLSEDVISFFVTEKIDGNLLVQLTEEILSEDFKLSKLQVKKILQFINGWRPKM; encoded by the exons GGCAGTTTAAGCTGCTGGAACAAGACCGAGATATTAAGGAGCCAGTGCAGTATTTTAACAGTGTGGAGGAGGTGGCTAAAGCATTTCCTGAACGAGTTTACGTCATGGAGGAAATAACATTCAACGTTAAG GTGGCTTCAGGTGAATGCAATGAAGACACCGAGGTTTACAACATTACCCTTAGTACTGGGGATGAGCTCACTTTAATGGGGCAAGCAGAAATCCTTTATGCAAAATCTTCTAAGGAGAAGTCACGACTCAACACCATCTTCAAAAAAATTGGGAAACTTAATTCAATTAGTAAGCTAGGTAGAGGCAAAATGCCCTGCCTCATCTGCATGAACCACAGGACCAACGAAAGCATCAGCCTCCCTTTCCAGTGTAAGGGCAAGTTTAGCACCCGCAGCCCGCTGGAGGTGCAGATGCAAGAAGGTGAGCACACAATTCGCAATATAGTAGAAAAAACCAGGCTGCCCGTTAACGTGACTGTGCCGAGTCCTACACCAAGAAACCCTTACGACCTGCATTTTATCCGTGAAGGGCACAGGTACAAGTTTGTCAACATTCAAACCAAGACTGTGGTGGTTTGTTGTGTGCTTCGTGGCAACAAAATTATTCCCATGCATTTTCCCTTGCACTTGACGCTTCCGAAATTTACTCTACCTGACAGTCTGGTGAAGGGGGAGCTGTGGCACGAGTCCCTCATCCAGCATTGGTTTAATATATGCCAGGAACAGTTTGACATAGATGAGTATTCCCGTGCCGTGCGAGATGTGAAAACTGACTGGAACGAAGACTGCAAGAGCCCAAAGAAGAGCCGATGCACGGGGCACAGCCACATGCCGAACTCCCTCAGCTACGCGCGGGACGAGCTTACGCAGTCCTTCCACCGGCTTTCGGTGTGCGTCTATGGAAACAACCTGCATGGGAATAGTGAAGTGAACCTCCACGGCTGCAGGGACTTGTGTAACGAGTGGGCCCTGTTCTCTCACGATGCTCTTCAGTACCAGGAGTCTGGTGACAGTAGCAGCGATTACCTTTTTCCTGAAGTTAGTGAAGAATCGATGTTTCTACCTACAAAACCAGAACTTCCTTACGAAGAGCTGTGGTTGGACCAAGGGTCTGGAAAGGCTGGCGatcagcctctcactcactcgcTAAGTGAGAAGAACAAATGTGACAACTACAGAGGGTCTTTCCGATCAAAGTGTGGTACTGCATCTCTTCCCGTGCCTGCGACTGTCGGAGCAACCACAAAGTCTTCAGATGTTTCCCTACCTCCACCTCCAGTGCCTCCCAAATCAGAAGCA GTAAAAGAGGAATGCAGGCTCCTGAATGCTCCCCCTGTCCCACCACGGAGCTCAAAGCCATCGTCCACCAGCCCTTCCATCCCTCCTCGTACAGTCAAACCTGCACGACAGCAGACCCGCTCTCCTAGTCCTACTCTGTCCTACTACTCTTCAGGACTGCACAACAT TGTCACAGAGAGCGACAACACCAACCCAACTGAGAGCACACCTGTTTCCTGCTACCCTTGTAACATGATGAAAACTGAATCCAAAGAGCCTGAGAGCACGATGCCTTTGGGAAGCACCTCAACTGAAGCTCTGCCTTCAAGGTTATCTTGGCCAAACCATTTTTCAGGAACTGCTGAAAGCCTGAATAGGAGTGATTTCCTGCTCGATCCAAGCAGGAGCTACAGTTACCCCAGACAGAAGACTCCAGGTACGCCAAAGAGAAACTGTCCAGCACCTTTGACTTTTGACTTCGATGGGTGTGAGCTCCCAGTGGGGTGCTCCCCGCTGACCCCAGCAGAGTTCACAAACACCATCTCTAGCTGTCCAAAGTCGGCAAGTTACTCTCTAGACTGCACTGATGAGAAAACTCTGGGAGTCAGCAACGCGAAGCAGAGCCATTCGTGTCCTGCCTTACCTCCTCGGGCACCGAAGTCAAGTGAAGAGAAAACAGTTACAGACATGTGTCCCTTGCCACTGAAAATAGATGGTGCTGAGGAGGAGTCGAAAACTGGTTCTCCAGACCTCTTGGAAGATCAGTATCTCGTTAAAAAGGGCATGCAGGATACGTTCTCTTTGTCTTATCCCTTCTCATCTCCCCTCCACCTCCAGTTAGCACCAAGATCTTGTGGGGATGGCTCTCCCTGGCAGCCACCCACAGACCTTTCTGGACTTTCCATAGAGGAAGTATCTAAATCGCTGAGGTTTATTGGTCTGTCAGAAGATGTCATATCTTTTTTTGTTACGGAGAAGATTGATGGCAATTTACTGGTTCAGCTTACGGAAGAAATCCTGTCAGAAGACTTTAAGCTAAGCAAATTGCAGGTTAAGAAAATACTACAGTTCATTAATGGCTGGCGGCCCAAGATGTGA
- the GAREM1 gene encoding GRB2-associated and regulator of MAPK protein 1 isoform X1 gives MDPGPPLGCSLKDVKWSAVSVPLDLLVSTYRLPQIARLDSGETVEGLRESDYLLIHSCRQWTTITAHSLEEGHYVIGPKIEIPVHYAGQFKLLEQDRDIKEPVQYFNSVEEVAKAFPERVYVMEEITFNVKVASGECNEDTEVYNITLSTGDELTLMGQAEILYAKSSKEKSRLNTIFKKIGKLNSISKLGRGKMPCLICMNHRTNESISLPFQCKGKFSTRSPLEVQMQEGEHTIRNIVEKTRLPVNVTVPSPTPRNPYDLHFIREGHRYKFVNIQTKTVVVCCVLRGNKIIPMHFPLHLTLPKFTLPDSLVKGELWHESLIQHWFNICQEQFDIDEYSRAVRDVKTDWNEDCKSPKKSRCTGHSHMPNSLSYARDELTQSFHRLSVCVYGNNLHGNSEVNLHGCRDLCNEWALFSHDALQYQESGDSSSDYLFPEVSEESMFLPTKPELPYEELWLDQGSGKAGDQPLTHSLSEKNKCDNYRGSFRSKCGTASLPVPATVGATTKSSDVSLPPPPVPPKSEAVKEECRLLNAPPVPPRSSKPSSTSPSIPPRTVKPARQQTRSPSPTLSYYSSGLHNISVTESDNTNPTESTPVSCYPCNMMKTESKEPESTMPLGSTSTEALPSRLSWPNHFSGTAESLNRSDFLLDPSRSYSYPRQKTPGTPKRNCPAPLTFDFDGCELPVGCSPLTPAEFTNTISSCPKSASYSLDCTDEKTLGVSNAKQSHSCPALPPRAPKSSEEKTVTDMCPLPLKIDGAEEESKTGSPDLLEDQYLVKKGMQDTFSLSYPFSSPLHLQLAPRSCGDGSPWQPPTDLSGLSIEEVSKSLRFIGLSEDVISFFVTEKIDGNLLVQLTEEILSEDFKLSKLQVKKILQFINGWRPKM, from the exons GGCAGTTTAAGCTGCTGGAACAAGACCGAGATATTAAGGAGCCAGTGCAGTATTTTAACAGTGTGGAGGAGGTGGCTAAAGCATTTCCTGAACGAGTTTACGTCATGGAGGAAATAACATTCAACGTTAAG GTGGCTTCAGGTGAATGCAATGAAGACACCGAGGTTTACAACATTACCCTTAGTACTGGGGATGAGCTCACTTTAATGGGGCAAGCAGAAATCCTTTATGCAAAATCTTCTAAGGAGAAGTCACGACTCAACACCATCTTCAAAAAAATTGGGAAACTTAATTCAATTAGTAAGCTAGGTAGAGGCAAAATGCCCTGCCTCATCTGCATGAACCACAGGACCAACGAAAGCATCAGCCTCCCTTTCCAGTGTAAGGGCAAGTTTAGCACCCGCAGCCCGCTGGAGGTGCAGATGCAAGAAGGTGAGCACACAATTCGCAATATAGTAGAAAAAACCAGGCTGCCCGTTAACGTGACTGTGCCGAGTCCTACACCAAGAAACCCTTACGACCTGCATTTTATCCGTGAAGGGCACAGGTACAAGTTTGTCAACATTCAAACCAAGACTGTGGTGGTTTGTTGTGTGCTTCGTGGCAACAAAATTATTCCCATGCATTTTCCCTTGCACTTGACGCTTCCGAAATTTACTCTACCTGACAGTCTGGTGAAGGGGGAGCTGTGGCACGAGTCCCTCATCCAGCATTGGTTTAATATATGCCAGGAACAGTTTGACATAGATGAGTATTCCCGTGCCGTGCGAGATGTGAAAACTGACTGGAACGAAGACTGCAAGAGCCCAAAGAAGAGCCGATGCACGGGGCACAGCCACATGCCGAACTCCCTCAGCTACGCGCGGGACGAGCTTACGCAGTCCTTCCACCGGCTTTCGGTGTGCGTCTATGGAAACAACCTGCATGGGAATAGTGAAGTGAACCTCCACGGCTGCAGGGACTTGTGTAACGAGTGGGCCCTGTTCTCTCACGATGCTCTTCAGTACCAGGAGTCTGGTGACAGTAGCAGCGATTACCTTTTTCCTGAAGTTAGTGAAGAATCGATGTTTCTACCTACAAAACCAGAACTTCCTTACGAAGAGCTGTGGTTGGACCAAGGGTCTGGAAAGGCTGGCGatcagcctctcactcactcgcTAAGTGAGAAGAACAAATGTGACAACTACAGAGGGTCTTTCCGATCAAAGTGTGGTACTGCATCTCTTCCCGTGCCTGCGACTGTCGGAGCAACCACAAAGTCTTCAGATGTTTCCCTACCTCCACCTCCAGTGCCTCCCAAATCAGAAGCA GTAAAAGAGGAATGCAGGCTCCTGAATGCTCCCCCTGTCCCACCACGGAGCTCAAAGCCATCGTCCACCAGCCCTTCCATCCCTCCTCGTACAGTCAAACCTGCACGACAGCAGACCCGCTCTCCTAGTCCTACTCTGTCCTACTACTCTTCAGGACTGCACAACAT CAGTGTCACAGAGAGCGACAACACCAACCCAACTGAGAGCACACCTGTTTCCTGCTACCCTTGTAACATGATGAAAACTGAATCCAAAGAGCCTGAGAGCACGATGCCTTTGGGAAGCACCTCAACTGAAGCTCTGCCTTCAAGGTTATCTTGGCCAAACCATTTTTCAGGAACTGCTGAAAGCCTGAATAGGAGTGATTTCCTGCTCGATCCAAGCAGGAGCTACAGTTACCCCAGACAGAAGACTCCAGGTACGCCAAAGAGAAACTGTCCAGCACCTTTGACTTTTGACTTCGATGGGTGTGAGCTCCCAGTGGGGTGCTCCCCGCTGACCCCAGCAGAGTTCACAAACACCATCTCTAGCTGTCCAAAGTCGGCAAGTTACTCTCTAGACTGCACTGATGAGAAAACTCTGGGAGTCAGCAACGCGAAGCAGAGCCATTCGTGTCCTGCCTTACCTCCTCGGGCACCGAAGTCAAGTGAAGAGAAAACAGTTACAGACATGTGTCCCTTGCCACTGAAAATAGATGGTGCTGAGGAGGAGTCGAAAACTGGTTCTCCAGACCTCTTGGAAGATCAGTATCTCGTTAAAAAGGGCATGCAGGATACGTTCTCTTTGTCTTATCCCTTCTCATCTCCCCTCCACCTCCAGTTAGCACCAAGATCTTGTGGGGATGGCTCTCCCTGGCAGCCACCCACAGACCTTTCTGGACTTTCCATAGAGGAAGTATCTAAATCGCTGAGGTTTATTGGTCTGTCAGAAGATGTCATATCTTTTTTTGTTACGGAGAAGATTGATGGCAATTTACTGGTTCAGCTTACGGAAGAAATCCTGTCAGAAGACTTTAAGCTAAGCAAATTGCAGGTTAAGAAAATACTACAGTTCATTAATGGCTGGCGGCCCAAGATGTGA
- the GAREM1 gene encoding GRB2-associated and regulator of MAPK protein 1 isoform X3 has protein sequence MEEITFNVKVASGECNEDTEVYNITLSTGDELTLMGQAEILYAKSSKEKSRLNTIFKKIGKLNSISKLGRGKMPCLICMNHRTNESISLPFQCKGKFSTRSPLEVQMQEGEHTIRNIVEKTRLPVNVTVPSPTPRNPYDLHFIREGHRYKFVNIQTKTVVVCCVLRGNKIIPMHFPLHLTLPKFTLPDSLVKGELWHESLIQHWFNICQEQFDIDEYSRAVRDVKTDWNEDCKSPKKSRCTGHSHMPNSLSYARDELTQSFHRLSVCVYGNNLHGNSEVNLHGCRDLCNEWALFSHDALQYQESGDSSSDYLFPEVSEESMFLPTKPELPYEELWLDQGSGKAGDQPLTHSLSEKNKCDNYRGSFRSKCGTASLPVPATVGATTKSSDVSLPPPPVPPKSEAVKEECRLLNAPPVPPRSSKPSSTSPSIPPRTVKPARQQTRSPSPTLSYYSSGLHNISVTESDNTNPTESTPVSCYPCNMMKTESKEPESTMPLGSTSTEALPSRLSWPNHFSGTAESLNRSDFLLDPSRSYSYPRQKTPGTPKRNCPAPLTFDFDGCELPVGCSPLTPAEFTNTISSCPKSASYSLDCTDEKTLGVSNAKQSHSCPALPPRAPKSSEEKTVTDMCPLPLKIDGAEEESKTGSPDLLEDQYLVKKGMQDTFSLSYPFSSPLHLQLAPRSCGDGSPWQPPTDLSGLSIEEVSKSLRFIGLSEDVISFFVTEKIDGNLLVQLTEEILSEDFKLSKLQVKKILQFINGWRPKM, from the exons ATGGAGGAAATAACATTCAACGTTAAG GTGGCTTCAGGTGAATGCAATGAAGACACCGAGGTTTACAACATTACCCTTAGTACTGGGGATGAGCTCACTTTAATGGGGCAAGCAGAAATCCTTTATGCAAAATCTTCTAAGGAGAAGTCACGACTCAACACCATCTTCAAAAAAATTGGGAAACTTAATTCAATTAGTAAGCTAGGTAGAGGCAAAATGCCCTGCCTCATCTGCATGAACCACAGGACCAACGAAAGCATCAGCCTCCCTTTCCAGTGTAAGGGCAAGTTTAGCACCCGCAGCCCGCTGGAGGTGCAGATGCAAGAAGGTGAGCACACAATTCGCAATATAGTAGAAAAAACCAGGCTGCCCGTTAACGTGACTGTGCCGAGTCCTACACCAAGAAACCCTTACGACCTGCATTTTATCCGTGAAGGGCACAGGTACAAGTTTGTCAACATTCAAACCAAGACTGTGGTGGTTTGTTGTGTGCTTCGTGGCAACAAAATTATTCCCATGCATTTTCCCTTGCACTTGACGCTTCCGAAATTTACTCTACCTGACAGTCTGGTGAAGGGGGAGCTGTGGCACGAGTCCCTCATCCAGCATTGGTTTAATATATGCCAGGAACAGTTTGACATAGATGAGTATTCCCGTGCCGTGCGAGATGTGAAAACTGACTGGAACGAAGACTGCAAGAGCCCAAAGAAGAGCCGATGCACGGGGCACAGCCACATGCCGAACTCCCTCAGCTACGCGCGGGACGAGCTTACGCAGTCCTTCCACCGGCTTTCGGTGTGCGTCTATGGAAACAACCTGCATGGGAATAGTGAAGTGAACCTCCACGGCTGCAGGGACTTGTGTAACGAGTGGGCCCTGTTCTCTCACGATGCTCTTCAGTACCAGGAGTCTGGTGACAGTAGCAGCGATTACCTTTTTCCTGAAGTTAGTGAAGAATCGATGTTTCTACCTACAAAACCAGAACTTCCTTACGAAGAGCTGTGGTTGGACCAAGGGTCTGGAAAGGCTGGCGatcagcctctcactcactcgcTAAGTGAGAAGAACAAATGTGACAACTACAGAGGGTCTTTCCGATCAAAGTGTGGTACTGCATCTCTTCCCGTGCCTGCGACTGTCGGAGCAACCACAAAGTCTTCAGATGTTTCCCTACCTCCACCTCCAGTGCCTCCCAAATCAGAAGCA GTAAAAGAGGAATGCAGGCTCCTGAATGCTCCCCCTGTCCCACCACGGAGCTCAAAGCCATCGTCCACCAGCCCTTCCATCCCTCCTCGTACAGTCAAACCTGCACGACAGCAGACCCGCTCTCCTAGTCCTACTCTGTCCTACTACTCTTCAGGACTGCACAACAT CAGTGTCACAGAGAGCGACAACACCAACCCAACTGAGAGCACACCTGTTTCCTGCTACCCTTGTAACATGATGAAAACTGAATCCAAAGAGCCTGAGAGCACGATGCCTTTGGGAAGCACCTCAACTGAAGCTCTGCCTTCAAGGTTATCTTGGCCAAACCATTTTTCAGGAACTGCTGAAAGCCTGAATAGGAGTGATTTCCTGCTCGATCCAAGCAGGAGCTACAGTTACCCCAGACAGAAGACTCCAGGTACGCCAAAGAGAAACTGTCCAGCACCTTTGACTTTTGACTTCGATGGGTGTGAGCTCCCAGTGGGGTGCTCCCCGCTGACCCCAGCAGAGTTCACAAACACCATCTCTAGCTGTCCAAAGTCGGCAAGTTACTCTCTAGACTGCACTGATGAGAAAACTCTGGGAGTCAGCAACGCGAAGCAGAGCCATTCGTGTCCTGCCTTACCTCCTCGGGCACCGAAGTCAAGTGAAGAGAAAACAGTTACAGACATGTGTCCCTTGCCACTGAAAATAGATGGTGCTGAGGAGGAGTCGAAAACTGGTTCTCCAGACCTCTTGGAAGATCAGTATCTCGTTAAAAAGGGCATGCAGGATACGTTCTCTTTGTCTTATCCCTTCTCATCTCCCCTCCACCTCCAGTTAGCACCAAGATCTTGTGGGGATGGCTCTCCCTGGCAGCCACCCACAGACCTTTCTGGACTTTCCATAGAGGAAGTATCTAAATCGCTGAGGTTTATTGGTCTGTCAGAAGATGTCATATCTTTTTTTGTTACGGAGAAGATTGATGGCAATTTACTGGTTCAGCTTACGGAAGAAATCCTGTCAGAAGACTTTAAGCTAAGCAAATTGCAGGTTAAGAAAATACTACAGTTCATTAATGGCTGGCGGCCCAAGATGTGA